The proteins below are encoded in one region of Myxococcales bacterium:
- a CDS encoding SUF system NifU family Fe-S cluster assembly protein, with the protein MSELRELYQELILDHGKQPRNFRFPEPSTHSANGHNPLCGDNLILKLRIKDNRIEDVGFQGSGCAISTASASTMTEAIKGKSLEEVEALFSEFHNLVTLEHKPNEALLGKLAAFSGVVEFPMRVKCATLAWHTLHAALENKTQVSTE; encoded by the coding sequence ATGTCAGAACTACGAGAGCTGTATCAGGAACTTATCTTGGACCACGGAAAGCAGCCTCGCAATTTCCGTTTCCCGGAGCCTTCCACACACAGTGCCAATGGGCACAATCCTTTGTGTGGTGACAATCTCATCTTAAAGCTTCGCATCAAGGACAACAGGATTGAGGATGTGGGCTTTCAAGGATCGGGTTGCGCGATTTCAACCGCCTCGGCATCCACAATGACCGAAGCCATTAAAGGCAAGTCTCTTGAGGAAGTCGAAGCGTTATTCAGCGAGTTTCATAACCTCGTGACTCTTGAACATAAGCCAAATGAGGCTTTGCTTGGCAAGCTTGCTGCTTTTTCGGGCGTGGTGGAATTTCCAATGCGTGTTAAATGCGCCACTTTGGCGTGGCACACACTGCACGCTGCTTTAGAAAACAAAACCCAAGTGAGTACGGAGTAG
- a CDS encoding cysteine desulfurase, protein MTPSTPTANLHPESRAKKNWDKVRADFPALDQEVHGKALCYLDSAATALKPQAVIDSVLNVYAKDCANIHRGVHMLSQRATVAYEKARDTVKRFLNAPQGSHSVFVRGTTEAINLVAQSFVAPQLKAGDEILITELEHHSNLVPWWLLCKNTGAKLVVLPFDDKGQVDPAEFEAKLSEKTRFVSLCHVSNALGTVLPVKAMIDAAHARGLPVLLDGAQALPHLPVDLSALDADFYAFSAHKAYGPTGSGVLVAKTRWLEQMQPYQSGGDMIKSVSFSEVIFNDLPHRFEAGTPNIAGVIGMGAALEYLEKLGMQTVFEHEQALLTYAHEKLKAIPNVRLVGQAAQKVGVVSVVLEGIHPHDIGTVLDMDGVAIRAGHHCAQPVMEHFGVPATVRASFGIYNTESDVDRFIDGLQHAQELLG, encoded by the coding sequence ATGACACCGAGCACCCCAACAGCAAACCTGCATCCTGAATCGCGCGCTAAAAAGAACTGGGATAAAGTGCGCGCTGATTTCCCGGCCCTGGATCAAGAAGTTCACGGCAAAGCGCTTTGCTACCTTGATAGCGCGGCAACCGCTCTAAAACCTCAGGCTGTGATTGATTCAGTACTGAATGTGTATGCTAAAGACTGCGCAAACATTCATCGGGGTGTGCATATGCTATCGCAGCGCGCCACGGTGGCTTATGAAAAAGCACGCGATACCGTCAAGCGCTTTTTAAATGCACCTCAAGGCAGCCACAGTGTGTTTGTCCGTGGGACGACTGAGGCCATTAACCTTGTTGCCCAAAGTTTTGTGGCTCCCCAACTCAAAGCTGGCGATGAAATCCTGATCACGGAGTTAGAGCATCATTCCAACTTGGTGCCATGGTGGCTATTGTGCAAAAACACGGGGGCTAAGCTGGTTGTGCTGCCTTTTGATGATAAAGGACAAGTCGATCCAGCGGAGTTTGAGGCAAAGCTGTCGGAAAAAACGCGCTTTGTTTCGCTTTGCCATGTCTCCAATGCTCTGGGCACGGTGCTGCCTGTGAAAGCCATGATTGATGCAGCGCATGCTCGCGGCTTACCTGTATTGCTTGACGGGGCACAAGCTCTTCCTCACCTTCCTGTCGATCTTAGCGCGCTTGATGCTGATTTTTACGCATTTAGTGCGCACAAGGCTTATGGCCCCACGGGTTCGGGTGTGCTTGTGGCCAAAACAAGGTGGCTTGAGCAGATGCAGCCCTATCAATCGGGCGGCGACATGATCAAGAGCGTGAGTTTTTCGGAAGTCATTTTCAATGATTTGCCGCATCGCTTTGAGGCAGGAACCCCAAATATCGCGGGCGTCATTGGGATGGGAGCCGCGCTTGAGTATTTAGAAAAACTTGGGATGCAAACTGTTTTTGAACATGAACAGGCCTTGCTGACTTATGCGCACGAAAAACTAAAGGCGATTCCAAATGTACGCCTTGTGGGTCAAGCTGCTCAGAAGGTGGGTGTTGTTTCGGTGGTGCTTGAGGGAATTCATCCTCATGATATCGGCACGGTGCTTGATATGGATGGTGTCGCAATTCGTGCAGGCCATCATTGTGCCCAACCGGTTATGGAACACTTCGGAGTCCCGGCGACCGTGCGGGCATCGTTTGGCATCTACAACACAGAAAGCGATGTGGATCGTTTTATTGACGGTCTACAGCATGCACAGGAGTTGTTAGGCTAA
- the sufD gene encoding Fe-S cluster assembly protein SufD, whose product MSEVAKERSELEQSLVAKLSHLPLSQETAWLSKLRAEAAKHVIEHGLPASKNEAWRFVPMNDLLASSFDSLSDAPVQPSAHRNSSQAPVLCQNGSYSLKKQKHLSGLSITTLHAANTKDKEAMAFFLARIAKQRDAWFELNTALFSDLLWINVEKGAQIKTPIDVEYIISRSSGNALVHPRVLITLGESSECTVVEHFLPAQDSAGLHLSNSVVETVIGANANLHHFRIFSGSEQDYHLYQYHARIESDGHLDSHSYSMQGAFRREDLSITLNAQGSECSLEGCYITDNDEFSGHYTTVEHTCPRALSAQRYRGVLAAQSQAVFDGGIKVARDAQKSSATQENHNLLLSDSAVIHTKPQLQIDADDVKCSHGATVGQLDPVQMFYLRTRGIDEQHAKALLTYGFVRELLQAAQNLPVFKALQTTLLSRLGAEQVLEELC is encoded by the coding sequence ATGAGCGAGGTAGCAAAAGAACGCTCAGAGCTTGAACAAAGTTTAGTGGCCAAGCTTAGTCATCTTCCCTTGAGTCAGGAAACTGCTTGGCTTAGCAAGCTGCGTGCTGAAGCTGCCAAGCATGTGATTGAACATGGTCTTCCCGCGAGCAAAAATGAAGCTTGGCGTTTTGTCCCGATGAACGATTTGCTTGCGTCATCTTTTGATTCCTTAAGTGATGCGCCGGTACAACCCTCGGCGCATCGCAATTCCTCTCAAGCTCCGGTGCTCTGTCAAAATGGCAGCTACTCGCTCAAAAAGCAAAAGCATCTCTCAGGCCTTAGCATCACGACCCTGCATGCTGCGAATACAAAAGATAAAGAAGCCATGGCTTTTTTCTTGGCTCGCATAGCAAAACAACGTGATGCCTGGTTTGAACTCAACACGGCTCTGTTCTCGGATCTGCTTTGGATCAACGTCGAAAAAGGTGCGCAGATTAAAACGCCCATCGACGTAGAGTACATCATCTCGCGGAGCAGTGGTAATGCGCTTGTGCATCCTCGCGTACTAATTACACTTGGTGAAAGTAGCGAATGCACTGTGGTCGAGCATTTTTTGCCGGCTCAGGATTCCGCCGGGCTTCATCTTAGCAATTCGGTGGTCGAAACCGTTATCGGTGCCAATGCAAACTTGCACCATTTTCGAATCTTCAGTGGCAGTGAGCAAGATTATCATCTTTACCAATACCATGCGCGTATCGAGAGTGACGGGCATCTGGATTCGCATAGCTATTCGATGCAAGGAGCCTTTCGGCGTGAAGATTTATCGATCACGCTCAATGCTCAGGGTAGCGAGTGCAGTCTCGAGGGTTGCTACATTACGGATAACGATGAATTTTCTGGGCACTACACCACGGTAGAGCATACTTGTCCCCGAGCGTTAAGCGCTCAACGTTATCGCGGCGTGCTTGCTGCTCAAAGTCAGGCCGTGTTTGATGGCGGCATTAAAGTGGCGCGTGATGCTCAAAAAAGTTCGGCGACTCAAGAGAATCACAACTTGCTTTTGTCCGACAGCGCCGTGATTCATACCAAACCACAGCTGCAGATTGATGCCGATGATGTCAAGTGCAGCCACGGCGCCACGGTGGGTCAACTTGATCCCGTGCAGATGTTTTATCTTCGAACGCGAGGCATTGATGAGCAGCACGCCAAAGCGCTCTTGACTTATGGCTTCGTGCGTGAGCTTTTGCAAGCTGCGCAGAACCTTCCAGTGTTCAAGGCTTTGCAAACCACCTTATTGAGTCGTCTGGGCGCTGAACAGGTGCTGGAGGAGCTGTGCTAA
- the sufC gene encoding Fe-S cluster assembly ATPase SufC encodes MLELQNLHASVDGKEILKGVNLKLETGQVHAIMGPNGSGKSTLSYLLAGRDGYEVTKGKMLFDGKDLLEMSVEERAREGMFLGFQYPVEIPGVSNMYFLKAGMNAIRKHRDLPPIDAVDFLKLSKEKMALLKLDESFSRRGVNEGFSGGEKKRNEIFQMAMLEPKLAILDETDSGLDIDALKVVADGVNALRSKDRSMLLITHYQRLLDYIVPDQIHVLVDGRIVESGDKDIALRLEKEGYGKHENSPNQFEGPSV; translated from the coding sequence ATGTTGGAACTGCAAAACCTCCACGCAAGTGTGGATGGCAAAGAAATCCTTAAGGGTGTCAATCTCAAACTGGAGACCGGACAGGTGCATGCGATCATGGGACCTAACGGATCCGGTAAGAGTACGCTGTCGTATTTGCTGGCGGGTCGCGACGGCTACGAGGTGACAAAAGGCAAGATGCTTTTTGATGGTAAAGACCTTCTAGAGATGTCGGTCGAAGAGCGTGCTCGAGAAGGTATGTTTTTGGGTTTTCAGTACCCTGTGGAGATTCCTGGTGTCAGCAATATGTATTTTCTCAAGGCGGGCATGAACGCCATCCGCAAGCATCGCGATCTACCGCCCATCGATGCAGTGGATTTTCTGAAACTATCCAAAGAAAAGATGGCGTTGCTCAAGCTTGATGAAAGTTTCTCAAGACGCGGTGTCAACGAAGGCTTCAGCGGTGGCGAGAAAAAGCGGAATGAGATTTTTCAAATGGCCATGCTAGAGCCTAAGCTTGCGATATTGGATGAAACCGATTCTGGACTTGATATCGATGCCTTAAAAGTCGTTGCAGACGGAGTGAATGCGCTGCGATCAAAGGATCGCTCTATGCTGCTCATTACACACTACCAGCGCCTCTTGGATTACATTGTGCCGGATCAAATTCATGTGCTAGTCGATGGCAGGATTGTCGAGTCGGGCGACAAAGATATTGCTTTGCGTCTTGAAAAAGAAGGATACGGCAAGCATGAAAACAGTCCCAATCAGTTTGAGGGGCCCTCTGTATGA